In Aequorivita sp. H23M31, a single window of DNA contains:
- a CDS encoding DUF3127 domain-containing protein has protein sequence MELQGKIKMIDETKTFGNNGFRKREMVITTEEQYPQSIMIEFVQDKTDLLNSYRVGQDVKVSINIRGREWTNPQGEVKYFNSIQGWRIESLTQAPDSGNRPPVPPAEAFEPANDYNEEEHDDLPF, from the coding sequence ATGGAATTACAAGGAAAAATTAAAATGATAGATGAGACCAAAACTTTTGGCAACAATGGTTTTAGGAAACGTGAGATGGTTATAACCACTGAGGAACAATATCCCCAATCTATAATGATTGAATTTGTTCAGGACAAAACTGATTTATTGAACTCATATAGAGTTGGTCAAGATGTTAAAGTTAGTATTAATATTCGCGGCCGGGAATGGACCAATCCCCAGGGAGAGGTAAAATATTTTAATTCCATTCAGGGATGGCGAATTGAAAGTTTAACCCAAGCTCCCGATAGTGGCAACCGTCCACCTGTACCGCCAGCGGAAGCTTTTGAGCCTGCCAATGATTATAATGAGGAGGAACACGACGATCTTCCTTTTTAA